A window from Phalacrocorax aristotelis chromosome 5, bGulAri2.1, whole genome shotgun sequence encodes these proteins:
- the RPL37A gene encoding large ribosomal subunit protein eL43, producing MAKRTKKVGIVGKYGTRYGASLRKMVKKIEISQHAKYTCSFCGKTKMKRKAVGIWHCGSCMKTVAGGAWTYNTTSAVTVKSAIRRLKELKDQ from the exons ATG GCTAAGCGCACCAAGAAGGTCGGGATCGTGGGTAAATATGGTACCCGCTACGGTGCCTCCCTTAGGAAAATGGTGAAGAAGATTGAAATTAGCCAGCATGCCAAGTACACCTGCTCCTTCTGTGGCAAG aCCAAAATGAAGAGGAAGGCTGTGGGTATCTGGCACTGTGGGTCCTGCATGAAGACAGTTGCTGGTGGTGCCTGGACTTACAa TACCACCTCTGCAGTGACAGTCAAATCTGCGATCAGACGACTGAAGGAGTTGAAGGACCAGTAG